The Candidatus Neomarinimicrobiota bacterium DNA window GCCTTAAAACCGTAACAGGCATTGTGGCATCTTCCACTTTTTCCGATTTGATCGATAAAGGATTGGGCTGGGGTGCTCTGACGGACAACAAACTGCTGGCAACTGTCTATGGCGGCGTTATCCTGGGAGCTGGACTGGGTATTATCTTCCGCGGCCGGGGAACCACAGGCGGCAGCGATATTGTGGCCCGGATTATCAATAAATTCTTCCATATCAGCCTGGGCTGGTCTTTTATGATTGTGGATACGGGCATTATCATCCTTACGGGATTCGTTTTTCAGGATGTGGAACTGGTCCTTTTCTGCCTCATCTCTCTGGCTCTCAGTTCAAAAGTGGTGGATATCATGGTGGAAGGACTCATGTCTGAAAAGGCCATCATGATCATCAGTGACGCCTGGGACGATATTGCCCGGCATATCATGCAGGAAGTCCACCGGGGGGTGACGGGACTCGATTCCCACGGGATGTATACTGATAAGGAACGGAAAACCCTCTACACCGTGGTGGCAACCCGCCAGGTGGAAGAAATCCGTCGGATTGTCCGCCAGATTGACCCCAATGCCTTTATGATTATTTCCAATGTGGCTATTCTCCAGGGCGAAGGTTTCAGGAGCCGGACCATTTTGAATGAGTAATCTTTTCCCGGTTTAAAAAACATCCTTTTTTACCTCTCCACCTGAATCACTCGTGTTTATTAAACTTTTTTGTGTTATTTTTAAACGTTATTTAGAAACTAAACTGTACGAAATGACAGGAGAGCGCAACCATGCGTCGGTTTTCACGATTTTATATATTGTTATTGCCTTTAGCCCTTCTTTTTTCACAGGAACCGGTGAATGAGGAATTCCGGGCGACGTGGGTTATTACCTGGAATGCCTACAGCGGAAACCTGAGCACAGAGCAATTGAAAGCCAGAACCCGCCAGATTCTCGATAATCATAAAAAAGCCAATATGAATGCGGTGCTCTGGCAGGTCCGCCAGGCAGGGACATCCTATTACAATTCACCTTTCGAACCCTGGGGTTATTACCTGGGCTATAAAGATCCCGGTTATGATCCATTGGAATATGCCATTCAGGAAGCCCATAAGCGGGGCATTGAAATTCATGCCTGGTTTAACGCCTTTCATACCTCCAGCTCACGTCCCGGAACTCCGGCTGCCGAACACCCCGAATGGGTTTGTCGGGATGCAGATGGCAATCCCATGCCCGATAATTACTGTCTTTCCCCCGGACTCGAAGCCGTGCGGGAATATACCCGGGATGTTGCCATGGATATTGTTAATCGTTACGATATCGACGGTCTCCATTTTGATTACATCCGCTGGAATGAATACAGCAGCAAAACGGTGAGCCTGGGGAGTGAGGAACCTTTTGACGGCAATTTTTCGCCGGAAATCATAGAGGGGATGGCCAAAGGATCGCGCTACCTTTACGATATTGAACACCCTTACAGCGGTGGTGTGCCGGACAGTCTCCCCGGGGTGCCTTATAGTTCCTGGGAAAGCTACTGGCGTCACAGCCTGGACCTTTTTATGGAAATGTTCCACGATTCGGTGCAGGCCGTCAAACCCTGGGTGAGAGTGAGCGTGGCTGCTCTGGGACGCTATAAAAAGTGGTCCGGCTACTATTC harbors:
- a CDS encoding YitT family protein, whose amino-acid sequence is MTEKELILRKTIQDYIMILVGALLMAVAFMLFLIPNKVNAGGVSGIATILYHTYHIPAGLTMLVINIPLFLMGLYFFGKKFGLKTVTGIVASSTFSDLIDKGLGWGALTDNKLLATVYGGVILGAGLGIIFRGRGTTGGSDIVARIINKFFHISLGWSFMIVDTGIIILTGFVFQDVELVLFCLISLALSSKVVDIMVEGLMSEKAIMIISDAWDDIARHIMQEVHRGVTGLDSHGMYTDKERKTLYTVVATRQVEEIRRIVRQIDPNAFMIISNVAILQGEGFRSRTILNE